In Rheinheimera sp. MM224, one DNA window encodes the following:
- the ilvM gene encoding acetolactate synthase 2 small subunit, with protein MNHVLTIQTKNQPVVLERLLQVTRYRGFEVAGMEMKPMADFSGLLVTLSIVSDKPISLLTNQLNKLYDIEYLDCVESELTQAEAGSMRA; from the coding sequence ATGAACCATGTACTAACCATCCAGACTAAAAACCAACCTGTGGTATTAGAGCGGTTATTGCAGGTCACCCGTTACCGTGGCTTTGAAGTGGCCGGTATGGAAATGAAACCAATGGCCGATTTCAGTGGCTTACTGGTGACTTTGTCTATCGTCAGCGACAAACCTATCAGCCTGCTGACCAATCAGTTAAACAAGTTATACGATATCGAGTATCTGGATTGTGTTGAGTCTGAACTAACACAAGCCGAAGCAGGTTCAATGCGGGCTTAA
- the ilvG gene encoding acetolactate synthase 2 catalytic subunit: MKGAELVIKLLEQKGVEHIFGYPGGAIMPIYDALYQSKVKHYLCRHEQGGAFSAIGYARSSGKVGVCMATSGPGATNLITSLADALLDSVPLVAITGQVSQAVMGTDAFQEVDVLGLSLAVTKHSFMVTDVTELEHTLNEAFELAMSGRPGPVLVDIPKDVQLAEVQFKPRLVEDTATSQQQFLPAAALEQARLLIQNAKRPIAYIGGGVHMADAVAQLQDFLATSPMPSVTTLKAMGTVPPSNAYYLGMLGMHGTQAANHAVQQCDLLICLGARFDDRVTGKLAAFAPDAKVIHIDIDPAELHKLRRAECAMIGDLRELLPAMSVPTHCEDWLKHCLAMKQQHGWRYDHPGERIFAPLMLKQLSERLPDNAVVCCDVGQHQMWVAQHMSFSHPRNHLSSGGLGTMGFGLPAAIGAQLARPKDTVVTVSGDGSFMMNVQELGTIKRFRLPVKIVIVDNQRLGMVKQWQELFFNERYSETDLSDNPDFVSLAAAFAIPGHSISRKDEVLPALEAMFTWPGPYLLHVRIDETDNVWPLVPPGAANQDMLTEKAQ; the protein is encoded by the coding sequence ATGAAAGGCGCTGAACTGGTTATCAAGCTGCTAGAGCAAAAGGGAGTCGAACATATCTTCGGCTATCCTGGCGGAGCTATTATGCCAATCTACGACGCGCTGTATCAGAGCAAGGTCAAACACTACCTGTGCCGTCATGAACAGGGTGGGGCTTTTTCTGCCATAGGTTATGCCCGCAGTTCAGGCAAAGTTGGCGTTTGTATGGCCACCTCAGGCCCAGGTGCGACTAACCTGATCACCTCCTTAGCCGACGCTTTATTAGATTCAGTGCCTTTAGTGGCCATCACAGGTCAGGTATCACAAGCCGTGATGGGCACAGATGCTTTTCAGGAAGTCGACGTTTTAGGTTTAAGCCTGGCTGTGACCAAACACAGCTTTATGGTGACAGACGTAACTGAACTGGAACACACCTTAAACGAAGCTTTTGAATTGGCGATGTCAGGCCGCCCGGGCCCTGTGTTGGTGGATATTCCTAAAGACGTGCAACTGGCCGAAGTGCAGTTTAAGCCACGTTTAGTTGAAGATACCGCAACTTCCCAGCAGCAGTTTTTGCCAGCTGCAGCTTTAGAGCAGGCGCGCTTATTAATCCAAAACGCCAAGCGCCCAATCGCCTACATAGGCGGTGGTGTGCATATGGCAGATGCAGTAGCGCAGCTGCAAGACTTTTTAGCCACTAGCCCTATGCCTTCGGTCACCACCTTAAAAGCCATGGGCACAGTGCCGCCATCTAATGCCTATTACCTGGGTATGTTAGGTATGCACGGCACTCAGGCCGCTAATCATGCGGTACAGCAATGCGATTTATTAATCTGTTTAGGTGCTCGTTTTGATGACCGCGTCACAGGCAAACTGGCCGCTTTTGCACCGGATGCCAAGGTTATTCATATCGACATCGATCCGGCCGAGCTGCACAAATTACGCCGCGCTGAGTGCGCCATGATAGGGGATTTGCGCGAGTTGTTGCCTGCGATGTCAGTACCCACTCACTGCGAAGACTGGTTAAAACATTGTTTGGCTATGAAACAACAACACGGCTGGCGTTATGACCATCCGGGTGAGCGTATTTTTGCGCCTTTAATGCTGAAACAGTTAAGCGAACGGTTGCCGGATAACGCCGTGGTCTGTTGTGACGTAGGCCAACATCAAATGTGGGTGGCGCAGCATATGAGTTTTAGTCATCCGCGTAATCATTTAAGCAGTGGTGGTTTAGGCACTATGGGCTTTGGTTTGCCTGCGGCCATAGGTGCGCAGTTGGCCCGACCAAAAGATACGGTAGTGACAGTCAGCGGCGACGGCTCTTTTATGATGAATGTGCAGGAACTGGGCACCATCAAGCGTTTCCGCCTGCCGGTGAAGATTGTCATTGTCGATAACCAGCGTTTAGGCATGGTGAAACAATGGCAGGAGCTGTTTTTTAACGAACGCTACAGCGAAACCGATTTATCCGACAACCCGGATTTTGTCTCTTTAGCTGCTGCTTTTGCCATTCCAGGTCACAGCATCAGCCGCAAAGATGAAGTGTTACCAGCGCTGGAAGCCATGTTTACCTGGCCAGGCCCATACTTATTACACGTTCGAATAGATGAAACAGACAACGTCTGGCCCTTAGTACCGCCAGGAGCAGCCAATCAGGATATGTTAACGGAGAAAGCACAATGA
- a CDS encoding DUF1289 domain-containing protein yields MDQLELFDLPNPCIGVCENNSRGYCLGCLRSRDERFNWHNKPVAERSHILKLLEQRRARRDAKLAQLAAEKAAQQKLDLGDAPAVDDSIPIIWDLEL; encoded by the coding sequence ATGGATCAATTAGAGCTGTTTGATTTACCCAATCCTTGTATTGGGGTCTGCGAAAACAACAGCAGAGGTTATTGCCTCGGCTGCTTGCGCTCGCGTGACGAACGCTTTAACTGGCATAACAAGCCTGTGGCTGAACGCTCACATATTCTGAAGTTACTGGAACAACGCAGGGCAAGGCGTGATGCCAAACTGGCGCAGCTGGCTGCAGAAAAAGCTGCTCAGCAAAAGCTGGATTTGGGTGATGCTCCAGCTGTGGACGACAGTATTCCTATTATCTGGGATTTAGAGTTATAG
- a CDS encoding LysR family transcriptional regulator, whose translation MDRIQQMQIFQRVAELGSFVRTAEQLGLPKTSVSEAVQQLETQLNIRLLNRTTRRVELTQDGNNYYQRCVELLADFDELQQLFQQQPEQLKGVLRIDMPTGLAREAVIPALPDFLAQHPQLHIQLSSTDRRVDLIAEGFDAVIRVGQLSSSSLIARPLSQFRQVNCVSPSYLDKFGLPETLDDLSSHNLVFYSQQLSGKPDGFEYQQDGKTKFWPMSGAVTVNNAEAYTAACLAGLGIIQVPEVGVRQLVKQGRLVKVLPEYQAAAMPVSVLYAHRRQLSRRLKVFIDWLQAVMNSDYN comes from the coding sequence ATGGACAGAATTCAGCAGATGCAAATTTTCCAACGGGTGGCCGAACTGGGTAGTTTTGTCCGTACCGCTGAACAATTGGGTTTACCAAAAACTTCAGTGTCAGAAGCTGTGCAGCAGCTGGAAACTCAACTAAATATAAGGTTGTTAAACCGCACCACCAGACGGGTTGAACTCACTCAGGATGGCAATAACTATTACCAGCGTTGTGTTGAACTGCTGGCCGACTTTGATGAGCTGCAGCAGCTATTCCAGCAACAGCCTGAACAGCTCAAAGGCGTGTTGCGTATTGATATGCCAACGGGCCTGGCCCGTGAAGCTGTGATCCCGGCTTTGCCTGATTTTTTAGCCCAGCATCCGCAGTTACATATTCAATTGAGCAGCACCGACAGGCGGGTCGATTTAATAGCTGAAGGCTTTGATGCTGTCATTCGGGTAGGTCAGCTAAGTAGCAGTAGTTTAATAGCGCGGCCATTGTCTCAATTCAGGCAAGTGAACTGCGTCAGCCCCTCTTATCTGGATAAATTTGGTTTACCTGAAACTCTGGACGATTTAAGCAGTCACAACTTAGTGTTTTACAGTCAGCAGCTTTCAGGTAAGCCCGATGGCTTTGAATATCAGCAGGATGGCAAAACCAAATTCTGGCCTATGTCAGGTGCTGTGACTGTTAATAATGCTGAAGCTTATACCGCAGCTTGTCTGGCAGGGTTAGGCATTATTCAGGTGCCTGAAGTGGGGGTTCGTCAGTTGGTGAAACAAGGCAGACTGGTGAAAGTATTGCCAGAGTATCAGGCGGCGGCCATGCCGGTTTCTGTGTTGTATGCACATCGACGGCAATTAAGCCGCAGGCTAAAAGTTTTTATTGATTGGTTGCAAGCAGTGATGAATTCAGACTACAACTAA
- a CDS encoding SDR family NAD(P)-dependent oxidoreductase, whose amino-acid sequence MSQKIALITGASRGLGKNAALALAKAGVDLIITYHSKADEAAAVVAEAQWLGRKAVAIQLDTGDVSSFANFSKQLATHLQQTWQRDQFNFLVNNAGFGAHAPLSETTEQQFDALMNVHFKGVFFLTQQLLPQMADGGSILNYSSGLTRFALPGYGAYAAMKGAVEVLSRYLALESGARGIRVNTLAPGAIETDFGGGTVRDNADINHYIASQTALGRVGLPDDIGGVVQMLLSEQSGWINGQRIEVSGGIHL is encoded by the coding sequence ATGAGTCAGAAAATCGCTTTAATTACAGGTGCCAGCCGTGGTTTAGGTAAAAATGCCGCCTTAGCTTTGGCCAAAGCCGGTGTGGATTTAATTATTACTTACCACAGCAAAGCTGACGAAGCGGCTGCTGTAGTGGCAGAAGCCCAGTGGTTAGGCCGCAAAGCAGTAGCCATTCAGCTCGATACTGGCGATGTATCGTCTTTTGCTAACTTTTCAAAGCAATTAGCTACTCATTTGCAGCAAACATGGCAACGTGATCAGTTTAACTTTTTAGTAAACAATGCAGGTTTTGGTGCTCACGCCCCGCTGAGTGAAACCACTGAGCAGCAATTTGATGCACTGATGAATGTACATTTTAAAGGGGTGTTTTTCTTAACTCAGCAGCTGTTACCACAAATGGCTGATGGCGGCAGTATTCTGAATTATTCATCAGGTTTAACCCGTTTTGCCTTACCAGGTTATGGCGCTTATGCCGCGATGAAAGGAGCTGTTGAAGTGTTAAGTCGCTATCTGGCGTTGGAATCCGGTGCCCGTGGTATCAGGGTAAATACGCTGGCACCTGGCGCTATTGAAACTGATTTTGGTGGTGGTACAGTGCGCGATAATGCCGACATTAATCACTACATTGCATCACAAACGGCATTGGGCCGGGTCGGTTTGCCTGATGATATTGGTGGTGTAGTACAGATGCTCTTGTCAGAACAAAGTGGCTGGATTAATGGTCAGCGTATTGAAGTCTCGGGCGGAATTCATCTGTAA
- a CDS encoding sensor histidine kinase: MRPTTQRLCALSQSHHSSTAELQNQLRLIRHQFANSLWRSFALLALIGVPLSVFRAVNTGWLHLYSVHLFIGASFVIGAFFYKRMSLKLKGSLLILLFWLIGLPSSITFGFSSSGIWWLILSCLVAHVLFRAKVAIALAVATLLSILIIASGFISGYLALPFSSSKYLADPVTWATYLLVNLIAFYVVIRCFISYNASLQATTQHQFRQWIDDLPLGIVVQGSNNQPYYSNQAAKDLLGAKPHRPQAYVAGSLEPYPAKQMPAVQALQGQTCKLDDMEIEQAGQRRAIQAWGRPGYSAEGELIFGISVYEDISDRKQLDLLKNHFVSTVSHELRTPLTSIHGALGLVLGNALGEPDPKIRAMLEIAEQNSQRLIRLINDILDMQKVEAGQMTFHFTRLQLAPWLSNALNQLEGYALQHQVHFELAPVADDLWLYADPNRLMQVLVNILSNAAKFSPANATVHIRIEQFTDFVRIAIEDHGSGIEDEFKAVIFRPFSQSDTSDIRRFGGTGLGLSISKSIVEQHGGTLWFESSLGKGSTFFIDLKLGSDHISHA, translated from the coding sequence ATGCGACCAACAACGCAGAGACTTTGTGCTTTGAGCCAGTCGCATCACTCCTCTACAGCTGAGTTGCAAAACCAACTCCGGTTAATCCGTCATCAATTTGCTAACTCTTTGTGGCGTAGCTTTGCTTTATTGGCGCTGATTGGCGTACCACTTTCTGTATTCAGAGCGGTCAACACAGGCTGGCTGCATTTATACAGTGTGCATTTGTTTATTGGTGCCAGCTTTGTCATTGGCGCTTTTTTTTATAAGCGCATGTCGTTAAAGCTCAAAGGCAGTCTGCTGATTTTACTATTCTGGCTGATAGGTTTACCCAGCTCTATTACCTTCGGTTTTTCTTCGTCTGGTATCTGGTGGTTGATTTTAAGCTGTCTGGTTGCTCATGTGCTATTCAGGGCGAAAGTCGCTATTGCTCTGGCTGTTGCCACACTGCTCAGCATTTTAATCATTGCTTCAGGCTTTATCAGTGGTTATCTGGCTCTGCCTTTTAGCTCCAGTAAATATCTGGCAGACCCTGTAACCTGGGCTACTTATCTGTTGGTGAATCTGATCGCCTTTTACGTCGTGATCCGATGTTTTATTAGCTATAACGCCTCCTTACAAGCGACCACCCAACATCAATTCCGACAATGGATTGATGATTTACCCCTGGGTATCGTAGTGCAAGGCAGTAATAATCAGCCCTACTATAGCAACCAAGCCGCCAAAGACTTATTAGGTGCCAAACCACATCGCCCGCAAGCCTATGTCGCCGGTAGCCTCGAACCTTATCCCGCTAAACAGATGCCAGCGGTACAAGCACTGCAAGGTCAGACCTGTAAGCTGGACGATATGGAAATTGAACAGGCAGGCCAAAGGCGGGCAATTCAAGCCTGGGGAAGGCCTGGTTATAGCGCTGAGGGCGAGCTGATTTTTGGTATTTCAGTGTATGAAGATATTAGCGATCGTAAGCAGCTGGATTTATTAAAAAACCACTTTGTCTCAACCGTCAGTCATGAGTTACGCACCCCTTTAACCTCCATTCACGGTGCTTTAGGTTTAGTTTTGGGAAATGCGCTGGGAGAACCTGACCCCAAAATACGCGCTATGCTGGAAATTGCGGAACAAAATAGCCAGCGTTTAATTCGGTTAATCAATGACATACTTGATATGCAAAAGGTAGAAGCGGGTCAAATGACCTTTCATTTTACCCGACTGCAACTGGCTCCATGGCTGAGCAATGCCTTAAACCAGTTGGAAGGTTATGCATTACAACATCAGGTGCATTTTGAATTAGCTCCGGTAGCTGATGATTTGTGGTTATACGCCGATCCGAACCGGTTGATGCAAGTCTTGGTCAATATTTTATCTAACGCAGCCAAATTTTCACCAGCCAATGCGACAGTGCATATAAGGATCGAACAATTTACCGACTTTGTGCGAATAGCTATTGAAGATCATGGCTCAGGCATAGAAGACGAATTTAAAGCTGTGATATTCAGACCTTTTAGTCAGTCCGATACATCAGATATCAGACGTTTTGGTGGAACAGGATTAGGTTTGAGTATCAGCAAATCTATAGTGGAACAGCACGGCGGGACACTCTGGTTTGAAAGCAGCTTAGGCAAAGGCAGCACTTTCTTCATCGACTTAAAATTGGGGTCAGATCACATAAGTCACGCGTAA
- a CDS encoding alpha-amylase family glycosyl hydrolase: MLNKSLLALALALALTSCGKAPEQAATTAVETPAAVTQTVVQSTEATQPWWQDAVFYQIWPRSFYDTNADGTGDFKGIEAKLPYLQDLGINAIWLTPMFEAPSYHGYDFTEFYQVEQDYGSMQDFEQLVQAAKAKNINIILDLVINHISDKHDWFQRSAKGEAPYKDYFVWRDEMPTDGWGPAWNTEVKPETVWHWNEARKAYYYAAFGASQPDLNLKHPDVIAEMKKMAKFWLDKGVAGFRLDAVRYVQEDGPQQRADTQGTIDYWKDFTQYVKSVKPDAYLVAEAWVDLPIAAKYWGDGKGLDAGFDFEFGYKVLELLNAGKQNAEFGTMQQGAGPQADNLLMANLQQRKTTSAPMEFFSPFLTNHDQPRLSWQIGQDFNKAKLAAALLFSSPGTTYIYYGEEIALTQASDKEHLHRRSPMFWDNSAQAGFSTTDKVWVQRDDLFPPQAESSWWTPFLTAQQQGANNVAAQQADAKSVWSLYKFLIQQKADRAEFGIAGDYKAEFLAEGKLLKIVRSLGDKQSLMLLNLSADPMAVPADVVPAGFTATWQEDETPELNAHQLQIWQN, translated from the coding sequence ATGCTGAATAAATCATTGCTCGCCTTAGCTTTAGCACTGGCTTTAACAAGCTGTGGCAAAGCACCGGAACAAGCCGCCACCACTGCGGTGGAAACCCCGGCTGCTGTCACCCAAACTGTTGTTCAAAGCACAGAAGCAACACAACCCTGGTGGCAGGATGCAGTGTTTTATCAAATCTGGCCCCGCAGTTTTTATGACACCAATGCCGATGGTACGGGCGATTTTAAAGGCATCGAAGCCAAGCTGCCGTACTTACAGGATTTAGGCATTAACGCCATCTGGCTGACGCCTATGTTTGAAGCCCCTTCTTATCATGGCTACGACTTCACCGAATTTTATCAAGTAGAACAAGATTACGGTTCTATGCAGGATTTTGAGCAGCTGGTACAGGCGGCCAAAGCCAAAAATATTAATATTATCCTCGATTTAGTCATCAACCATATTTCCGACAAACACGACTGGTTCCAGCGTTCTGCCAAAGGCGAAGCGCCTTATAAAGACTATTTTGTCTGGCGTGATGAAATGCCAACAGACGGCTGGGGTCCGGCCTGGAACACTGAAGTCAAACCAGAAACTGTCTGGCACTGGAACGAAGCACGCAAAGCCTACTACTACGCTGCTTTTGGTGCATCACAACCTGATTTGAATTTAAAACACCCTGATGTCATAGCTGAAATGAAAAAGATGGCCAAATTCTGGCTGGACAAAGGTGTTGCAGGTTTCCGTTTAGATGCTGTGCGTTATGTGCAGGAAGATGGCCCACAGCAACGTGCTGATACCCAAGGTACCATCGACTACTGGAAAGACTTTACCCAATACGTCAAAAGTGTGAAACCTGACGCTTATCTGGTGGCTGAAGCCTGGGTCGATTTACCTATAGCGGCCAAGTACTGGGGTGATGGCAAAGGGCTGGACGCTGGTTTTGATTTTGAGTTTGGCTACAAAGTGCTGGAGCTGTTAAACGCCGGCAAACAAAATGCTGAGTTTGGCACTATGCAACAAGGTGCTGGTCCGCAAGCTGACAATCTGCTGATGGCGAATTTGCAGCAACGCAAAACCACCTCTGCGCCTATGGAGTTTTTTAGCCCTTTCCTGACCAATCACGATCAGCCACGTTTAAGCTGGCAAATAGGTCAGGACTTTAATAAAGCCAAGCTGGCTGCGGCTTTATTGTTCAGCTCACCAGGCACTACTTATATCTATTACGGTGAAGAAATTGCGCTCACTCAGGCGTCGGATAAGGAGCATTTACACCGCCGATCTCCAATGTTCTGGGACAACAGCGCTCAGGCTGGTTTTAGTACCACCGACAAAGTCTGGGTGCAGCGTGATGATTTATTCCCACCTCAGGCAGAAAGCAGCTGGTGGACACCATTCCTGACGGCTCAGCAACAAGGTGCGAATAACGTGGCAGCTCAGCAGGCGGATGCGAAGTCGGTCTGGTCTTTGTATAAATTTCTGATCCAGCAAAAAGCCGATCGCGCTGAGTTTGGTATAGCGGGGGATTACAAAGCAGAGTTCTTAGCTGAAGGTAAGTTGCTGAAAATTGTTCGGTCTTTGGGTGATAAACAAAGCCTGATGCTGCTGAACTTATCGGCCGACCCTATGGCAGTTCCAGCTGATGTAGTGCCAGCGGGCTTCACTGCGACCTGGCAGGAAGATGAAACACCAGAGCTAAATGCCCATCAACTACAAATCTGGCAAAACTAA
- a CDS encoding catalase family peroxidase, whose amino-acid sequence MNKITLSLLLALSPALYAAEQATPNQFIDVFAKIFGEHKGERKGHAKGFCAVGSFQALPDAKNFSSVAWLSGETVPVTARFSMAGGNPKAPENARSPRGLGLQLKTANGQLQHFAMLSTPVFGAKDPENFLGLLQTQIPDPATGKPDIAKIQAFRAAHPDTLPQAEYLAKNSPPWSYATTPYFGIHTFFIKDNSGVEQKVRWQFVPKDGVKGLTEAEIKAPATDFLQKRLSDRLVKGPTQWTMQLVLGEARDTETDPSVLWPKERKTLDIGLLSITEQGGEACTGLNFDPNVLSTGLRASADRVLQMRSPAYAISFGKRLTNQ is encoded by the coding sequence ATGAACAAAATTACTTTATCTTTACTGCTGGCGTTAAGCCCAGCATTGTACGCCGCTGAACAAGCTACTCCTAACCAGTTTATTGACGTCTTCGCCAAAATTTTTGGTGAACATAAAGGCGAGCGTAAAGGCCATGCAAAGGGCTTTTGTGCTGTGGGTAGTTTTCAGGCTTTACCTGATGCAAAAAACTTTAGCTCAGTAGCCTGGTTATCCGGTGAAACTGTGCCTGTGACTGCGCGTTTTTCTATGGCAGGTGGTAATCCTAAAGCACCTGAAAATGCCCGTTCTCCTCGTGGTTTAGGGTTGCAGTTAAAAACTGCTAATGGTCAGCTGCAGCATTTTGCTATGTTAAGTACGCCGGTCTTTGGTGCTAAAGATCCGGAAAACTTTTTAGGTCTGTTACAAACTCAAATTCCAGACCCAGCGACTGGAAAACCAGATATAGCCAAAATTCAGGCTTTCCGCGCCGCTCATCCGGACACTTTGCCTCAGGCTGAGTATTTAGCGAAAAACTCCCCACCATGGAGCTACGCGACTACGCCTTACTTTGGTATTCATACGTTCTTTATCAAAGACAACAGTGGTGTGGAGCAAAAAGTGCGTTGGCAGTTTGTGCCTAAAGATGGCGTGAAGGGCTTAACTGAAGCCGAAATCAAAGCGCCTGCCACAGACTTTCTGCAAAAGCGACTGAGCGATCGTTTAGTCAAAGGCCCAACTCAGTGGACTATGCAGCTGGTGCTGGGTGAAGCAAGGGACACAGAAACCGATCCTTCAGTGTTATGGCCTAAAGAACGTAAAACTCTGGATATAGGGCTGTTATCCATCACAGAGCAAGGTGGCGAAGCCTGTACTGGCCTTAACTTTGATCCAAACGTGCTGAGTACAGGTCTGCGTGCAAGCGCCGACAGAGTGCTGCAAATGCGCTCTCCTGCTTATGCCATCTCTTTTGGCAAGCGTTTAACCAACCAATAA
- a CDS encoding complement resistance protein TraT, which translates to MSKMKIAVAALAVGALMLSGCSATHTAISKRNLEVQTKMSDTIFLDPVADDKRTVFVQVRNTSDQQGLSIEPQIIEAVQSKGYRVVRDPEQANFLLQANVLQAGQTDLRSQNELLGSGFGGALVGGAIGNQFGSGSGRAGATVAGALIGLAADAMVKDVHYSIITDLQISERAKKGVVVLEENKASLKQGNSGYKNVTSTEETEWKRYQTRILSTANQVNMEYAEAEPELVKGLMRSISGIL; encoded by the coding sequence ATGTCAAAAATGAAAATCGCTGTTGCAGCATTAGCTGTTGGTGCTTTGATGTTGTCCGGCTGTTCAGCTACTCATACGGCGATCAGCAAGCGCAATCTTGAAGTTCAGACCAAGATGAGTGATACCATCTTTTTAGACCCTGTTGCAGATGATAAACGTACTGTTTTTGTGCAGGTACGTAATACCTCAGACCAACAAGGTTTATCTATTGAACCTCAGATCATCGAAGCTGTGCAGTCCAAAGGTTACCGTGTAGTGCGTGACCCTGAACAAGCCAACTTCTTATTGCAAGCGAACGTGTTGCAAGCTGGTCAAACTGATTTACGTAGTCAGAATGAACTCTTAGGTAGCGGTTTTGGTGGCGCTTTAGTGGGTGGCGCTATCGGTAACCAGTTTGGTAGTGGCAGTGGTCGTGCTGGTGCTACAGTTGCTGGTGCATTGATAGGTTTAGCTGCTGACGCTATGGTCAAAGATGTGCATTACAGCATCATCACCGACTTACAAATCTCTGAGCGTGCGAAAAAAGGCGTGGTTGTGCTGGAAGAAAACAAAGCCAGCTTAAAACAAGGCAACAGTGGCTATAAAAATGTCACGTCCACTGAAGAAACAGAGTGGAAACGTTACCAGACCCGTATTTTATCTACTGCGAATCAGGTCAATATGGAATACGCCGAAGCTGAGCCAGAACTGGTTAAAGGCCTGATGCGTTCGATTTCAGGCATCCTGTAA
- the rsuA gene encoding 16S rRNA pseudouridine(516) synthase RsuA, with amino-acid sequence MRLDKFICDCTGLTRSQAGKVIRQKLVTVNGEMAKQPALQLKASDQVFLEGEQLQLIGLRYIVMHKPAGYICSTEDPDHNTVFALMDEPLLERLHTVGRLDLDTTGMVLITDDGQWSHKISSPKHHCAKTYRVWLADPVPEAAITEFAEGIMLRGEKDLTKPAKLEIIDPHQVLLTISEGRYHQVKRMFGAIGNKVEKLHREQIGALPLDPDLAEGEYRYLTPEEVALFR; translated from the coding sequence ATGCGTTTAGATAAGTTTATTTGTGATTGTACCGGTCTGACCCGTAGTCAGGCCGGCAAAGTAATACGCCAAAAGTTGGTCACTGTGAACGGTGAAATGGCCAAACAACCGGCTTTGCAGCTCAAAGCCTCTGACCAGGTGTTTTTAGAAGGCGAACAACTGCAGCTTATCGGGCTGCGTTATATAGTCATGCACAAACCTGCTGGTTATATCTGCTCGACTGAAGATCCAGACCACAATACAGTGTTTGCTTTAATGGATGAGCCTTTGCTGGAGCGTTTGCATACAGTAGGTCGTCTGGATTTGGATACCACAGGCATGGTGCTGATCACAGACGATGGTCAGTGGTCGCATAAAATCAGTTCACCTAAACATCATTGCGCTAAAACCTATCGTGTATGGCTGGCCGACCCAGTGCCTGAAGCTGCAATCACAGAGTTCGCCGAAGGTATTATGTTACGTGGTGAAAAAGACTTAACCAAGCCTGCGAAGCTGGAAATTATCGATCCACATCAGGTCTTGCTGACGATCAGCGAAGGTCGTTACCATCAGGTCAAACGTATGTTTGGAGCTATAGGTAACAAAGTTGAAAAACTACACCGCGAACAAATTGGTGCCTTGCCACTGGACCCGGATTTAGCCGAAGGCGAGTACCGCTATTTAACGCCTGAAGAAGTGGCTCTGTTCCGCTAA